The Halobellus sp. MBLA0158 genome has a window encoding:
- a CDS encoding TraB/GumN family protein yields the protein MSQEAAEEGRVRVVGTAHVSEESVREVEETIEAERPDVVAVELDEGRYQQLKGGEPDDIEPSDLLSGNTVFQFIAYWMLSYVQARLGEKFDVTPGADMLSAVETAEELGIDVALVDRDINETMRRFWSQMGLVEKLRMVGGLAFGIGDSRGVGLAGGTILGLVFGPLVAIFGGSVGIGLPVLSRVAGGAILGVAAAVAVWIASASMASTEDRLLAALGIGVAAGGIGGVGLGLAAPVTDLLGSFVVRVVGSMTLGVFGGLLVGGVLGQFAASFGYGDVEDVEELDMSEMTDTDVVSAMMEEFRQFSPGGAQALIDERDAFIAHKLIALRQTGADVVAVVGAGHREGIERYLDHPEELPPMESLTGTQSGRIPWAKVVGTGISVVVVGFFVLLALSSAGDGTLLRLFGAWFLVNGLFAAGLAKAAGARWSSSLVGGAVAWMTSINPFLAPGWFTGYMELQHDPVNISDIGTLNELLADEEKPIPDLLEEMFAVPLFRLIVVVAATNVGSIVASALFVAYLLPLFALDLGGAAGVTRLLFEGARNGWEILWSVLG from the coding sequence ATGAGTCAGGAAGCGGCCGAGGAGGGTCGCGTCCGCGTCGTCGGGACCGCCCACGTCTCCGAAGAGAGCGTCCGCGAGGTCGAGGAGACGATCGAGGCCGAGCGCCCCGACGTCGTCGCCGTCGAACTGGACGAGGGCCGGTACCAGCAACTGAAGGGCGGCGAGCCCGACGACATCGAGCCGAGCGATCTGCTCTCCGGCAACACGGTGTTCCAGTTCATCGCGTACTGGATGCTCTCGTACGTCCAGGCGCGCCTGGGCGAGAAGTTCGACGTGACGCCCGGCGCGGATATGCTTTCGGCAGTTGAGACCGCCGAGGAACTGGGCATCGACGTCGCGCTCGTCGACCGCGATATCAACGAGACGATGCGGCGCTTCTGGTCGCAGATGGGCCTCGTCGAGAAGCTCCGGATGGTCGGCGGCCTCGCGTTCGGCATCGGCGACAGCCGCGGCGTGGGGCTCGCGGGAGGGACGATCCTCGGACTGGTCTTCGGCCCGCTCGTCGCGATCTTCGGCGGCAGCGTCGGCATCGGACTCCCGGTGCTCTCCAGGGTCGCCGGCGGCGCGATCCTGGGTGTCGCGGCCGCGGTCGCCGTCTGGATCGCTTCGGCGTCGATGGCCTCGACCGAAGACCGCCTGCTCGCCGCGCTCGGCATCGGCGTCGCCGCGGGCGGTATCGGCGGCGTCGGACTCGGGCTCGCCGCGCCCGTCACCGACCTGCTCGGGTCCTTCGTCGTTCGCGTCGTCGGAAGTATGACCCTGGGCGTCTTCGGCGGCCTGCTCGTCGGCGGCGTGCTCGGGCAGTTCGCGGCCTCGTTCGGCTACGGCGACGTCGAGGACGTCGAGGAACTGGATATGTCCGAGATGACCGACACCGACGTCGTGAGCGCGATGATGGAGGAGTTCCGGCAGTTCTCGCCCGGCGGCGCGCAGGCGCTCATCGACGAGCGCGACGCGTTCATCGCGCACAAGCTGATCGCGCTCAGACAGACCGGCGCCGACGTCGTCGCCGTCGTCGGGGCGGGCCACCGCGAGGGGATCGAGCGCTACCTCGACCACCCCGAGGAACTCCCGCCGATGGAGTCGCTCACGGGCACCCAGAGCGGCCGGATCCCGTGGGCGAAGGTCGTCGGCACCGGCATCTCGGTCGTCGTCGTCGGCTTCTTCGTCCTGCTGGCGCTGTCGTCGGCCGGCGACGGCACCCTGCTCCGGCTGTTCGGCGCGTGGTTCCTCGTCAACGGCCTCTTCGCCGCGGGGCTGGCGAAGGCCGCGGGCGCGCGGTGGTCGTCGTCGCTCGTCGGCGGCGCCGTCGCGTGGATGACCTCGATCAACCCCTTCCTCGCGCCCGGGTGGTTCACGGGCTATATGGAACTCCAGCACGACCCCGTGAACATCTCCGACATCGGGACGCTCAACGAACTGCTCGCCGACGAGGAAAAGCCGATCCCCGATCTCTTGGAGGAGATGTTCGCCGTCCCGCTGTTCCGCCTCATCGTCGTCGTGGCGGCGACGAACGTCGGCAGCATCGTCGCCTCCGCGCTGTTCGTCGCGTACCTCCTGCCCCTGTTCGCGCTCGACCTCGGCGGCGCGGCGGGCGTGACTCGGCTCCTCTTCGAGGGCGCGCGGAACGGCTGGGAGATCCTCTGGAGCGTGCTCGGATGA